Proteins from a genomic interval of Desulfotomaculum sp.:
- a CDS encoding PadR family transcriptional regulator, whose protein sequence is MSLSRFFILQVLHRQPLHGYEITKQVAGLTNGCCAPTEGSLYPVLKEFTDSGLVEFNTQVVSGRERKVYTLTSSGEQAYHVAAQAWKEVANYILEAIKQ, encoded by the coding sequence TCCCGTTTCTTTATCTTACAAGTGCTTCACCGGCAGCCACTGCATGGTTATGAAATTACCAAACAGGTAGCCGGCCTTACTAATGGGTGCTGCGCTCCCACTGAAGGAAGCCTGTACCCTGTGTTAAAGGAATTCACTGATTCCGGATTAGTAGAGTTCAATACACAAGTGGTTTCCGGGCGTGAGCGAAAGGTTTATACCCTAACATCCTCAGGGGAACAAGCTTATCATGTTGCTGCCCAAGCCTGGAAAGAAGTAGCCAATTATATTCTTGAAGCTATA